Below is a genomic region from Meleagris gallopavo isolate NT-WF06-2002-E0010 breed Aviagen turkey brand Nicholas breeding stock chromosome 5, Turkey_5.1, whole genome shotgun sequence.
CTTTATGCAGATCTGCTGTTCAGCACAAAGACTGCAGGTGGATTTTATATCTAGAGCACACTGGTTTTGCAAACtgttacattttcaaataacaTACCTGCCCCATTTTGGGCTGACCAGCCTTTCCCATGCACAACAAACATTCTGCTTTGTCAAATGTGTACTTTCCTGTATTTGTTCAGTCATGCCACTACTTTCTGGCCACGTATAACACATCCTATTGGAAACTCACTTGATGTGAAAAGGCCAGCCCCATCACTGGGACCTTCAAGGTGTCCGTCACCACAGGAGGAGGAGTCTGAAAATGTGCCTTTGTGACAGTAAAAACACACTGTGCACAAACACAGACgcacagaggaaacaaagaaaagaaagaatgagagaaggggagagagaaagagagaaaagggctTCAGAGAAGAACTATAAAGAGTTGGATGAACTGAATGCTAGTGAAGAATGTTTGGCTGCAGCAGCCATGCCTATACATAGAGCAGAATATTTCCATGTTGCCAGAAACATGTTCATTTTATAAAGAACTGACTGCTTTCTGGTCTCAGGAAACTATTCTACACAGGTAATATTTAAGACTCCAGTGACTGCTGACAGAAAGTAACAGCCAGATACTGTCCCACAGCTAATAGAACTGTTACCAGCCAATCAGCAATGACAAGGCCAAGtagttaccaaaaaaaaaaaggtaaaaacagttttacttTTGGAATGTAGAAATAACACtgaatttatttactttccaCCTGTCTGAACACGCTCCTAGTCTTCCTGCATTTAGAAGGGCAGCAGATTGTatttctgcatgtctgtgctgcagccttAGACTAAGGAGGGACCAGACTAAGGGGAGATTCAAATATACTGATGGGAAGAGAGAGCTCCTTCACCAGGACTGACACCAAAAGTAAATGCTGTCTTAGAGAGTGCTAATGCAAAAAGGTAACCCGACTCTGGTTCAGTCACATACCTTGTACCAGTTACTCTCTTACTAGCATGGTTTTATGAAAGCTGCGTTTCAGGGTACTACCTGAGGCCAGATTTTACTCCACGTTTGGGATACTTCAGAAACACACAATAGATATGTTATACAAGCTGATGGGGAGAAATTATCACACAGACCAGGTCTCACTTCTAGTTGGAAGGCAGGTAGAGCTGTCTATATGCTGTCTACACCACACAGCTGCTTGTGTTCTCCTAAGCGTTAATTTGTAAGCaaaaagatggagaaagaaacCAATCTGTCAAACAGCCGATTTTAACTGTTGTAAAGAAGACTGGCAGTTGTTTATAAATAAGCAAACAGAAGCTATGAGCCATGTAAAAAGCAAGAATGTAGGCTCATGATTGATGTGAATCCTCAAGGTTCATCTGGTTTCATAAAGCTTTTTCCCTTCGGTGACAGTAAAACTTCACGTTCCCTGGGGAAATGCCAGCTTCATTGTACTTACAAACATTCATACCGTTATTTAATACTGTCACAAGCAAGACAGTGGAAATTTCCTCATGAACCCTACTGCATTTAACCTGCTTTGTGAACAGGCAGAATACAACTGAGTCACAAACACACCTCCTGAATCCCAGAACAGGAAAATCTTTATTCTGTCAGACTTACCGTGTGTGCCTGCTGATCAGTTCAATGTTGCCTAATGCCCTGTCACTCAAAAGCCAGGTGgtgaaaaaatgtttcctaagAAAAGCTCGTTTCTGGCTCATTCATTCAATAGAACATGTTCTACTAAACCAAGCATACTAATTCctctgaagcagaagaaagtcccacagcatattctctgaGTTTGGAGTGGCATTCCAATTAGacttctttctgtgttttacaTTCAGAGGAAGAGATTTACAGAGTCTTTAGATTGTCTTTAAAATGCAGTAGAGCCATCTGCTTGACTGAACAGCAAAGAACATTCCTGAATATTTAAAGCTGTAGGTGAACAACAAATGCCCAGTCCTTTGAAGTACATCATTGTGGAGTCAGATACATATGGACAGTAGGAAAGGGAGAAATCCAAGTTGCTGTTCTGCAAGGTTCACAAGGCATTTGttttatgtgtattttaaaactgaaacttAAATAACTATGGCATGGGTAGGTAGAAGTACAGAGAATTAAATTAATTCCCTAGCTCAATATAATGACCCATTTCTTTGCTGATATTTCTGCTCCTCCAACAAGTTCTAGATGGTCCAACTAATAaggcttttgtctttttcctgcttttccatTCTGCAGCCTGAAAATATGACCATGCCATAAACATTTTCCTGataattcagtatttctttctcagtgtCAGCCTGTTACCTCTACTTATGCTGCCTGACATTGATCTCTTGAATTCCTCTTTTTGCAGTATCAGTACATGCATGTATCTAGCACACTGCTGTCATCTTCCAGTGTATCTCTGTTCTTTCAGTAATTTAGTTTTTCTAATCCTCCACCATCTTGTTGAAATCAGTATCTAATGAAGTTTTACCCAGAGTACAACCATCTGAATAAGAAGCCTACACATTTTAATTACTGTCAGGAGGTTGCATGTTTGCACAGTAGTTGATGTAGAAGTACACACACTACACTATCAGTGATGGTTCTACCTAGGAATAAAAAGAGCTTGTTTTCTCCTACCTGAGATGGAGGAGAGGTGGAGAATGATGTAGTACACACTTCTTGGGAATCTTCTACTGAGGGGTATACTGCACCATTGTCCTCACCAGCTCTAAAgtagcaagaaaacaaaaacatcgAAACTGGAAATATTccacacaacaaacaaacagcaaaacacgCTGGGACAAATGCTGCGAGGAGGCTGAGAGTATTTGAGTGGAGCTGAAAGGAGAATTTTGAAGAGCTCTCATAATCTACTTGGCAGAGCTGAGGAAAAGAGGGCACGAAAATGTTATTTTGCCCGGGACTATCCTAAGGGCTTCTCTTCTACCCCCAGATAGAAACTTCcttctatgatttttatttgttttatttattataccAAAGACAGATTTTCTTACACCAGCCAATGCTACCATCTTTGGTGCTTACAGAACCATTGTCAAACAATACCACTGGTCCCAGTTTGAGTGCCCTCACATGAACTTCGGAGATGACAAACCTCGCATCTACAAAGAGAAATTCACCTTTAATCTTTCCCCATTGGATACGTCTGGAACTGCATGCCTCTGGGTAGTTCAGCAGCAAGATTAAGTGCTACCCTTTTAAACTCACAGAGACAGTCAAGATTTAACCTCTTTTGTGTCCAAATGCTGCCATAAAGAATTTGGCAATATCCCAGAGCTTGCTGCACTCACTACTCTAGACACGAAGAGAAATGTTGCCTTTTCTTATATGCTTGACTAAATCAGCATGATAGACCCTAATCCTCCAGTCTCCCTTCCCATGCAGTCAGTGGAAAAGGTTCTGTGTTTGGGAATAACGATGCCTTCACCGTGGCCCATGACTTCTCTCAGCATTTCCTCACCTGTAATTGCAGGGATGCATGGGCGAAGAACTGGGATAGGGGCGGTCCACAAAGTGATCAATGATAATCCCCATGATAGGAGGGGTCCTCTCAAACTGCCTGCAAGGCAACAAGCAATGGCATTATTGTAAGGTTGCTTTTACTCTTTAGTATATCCCAGTTCATGGTATCCTCAGAGAGCCCTAGTGTCTGCTAATGGGACCAGAGTATCTTTACAATGCAGCTCTGCAACTCCAAGCATGCATCAGCGATTTGGAGTTCCAGCATCTGACTCAGGGCAACCCAAATACTCCATCTGCTGCAAGACTTAAGCATTAGAGAATATTCTCCATTAAGGAGAATTTCAGCAAGAAAGGATAAGCAGAAGGGAAAGATATAGGGGCTCACAGTGTGAAGGGTTTAATAGTACATTACTGTGAAAGTTGGCATTATCTCATTTTCTCACCTGGTTGACATAAAAGCAAGGTTGATTCTGTAGGCACAAGATAAAGTGATGGTGCCCACTGGGGTACCCACTGTCCCAACACGAACTGTTTGAAAACCTATAAAGTTAAAAAATGATTATCAGTTCTACTGAGTACATAGAAcctgattatttattttcattactgtttCATCCTGTGGTCTTATTTCTATAGTGCTTCCATTATCCCTTGCAATCTGAACTCCAAATATGCACACAGAATCTGTAACAAAGTAGCACTAGGTTGTCTTGGTGGGATACTTTATCTACAAACACCTGATGTTACTTCTTATCCTGGTTTGAAATACTATTCTGAAGCACTTCTTGAGCCGGAGCAGATCACTGTCTCCTCTACTGGTCCTGCTCCTTTAATATTACCTCCATATTCTTATTCCAGTTCTGGGTCAAACTGGCAAATTACTCTAGATTGTGCCAAAGCACCACATTACACCTGTCACTTTACGACACGACTCTTCACTGAGCCACATACAAATATTGTGTAAACCTCaggttttctcctttttgtggCACTCAGAAATAGTAACAAATAGCTCACCGGTACAGAAAATAGTTCTGCTCTAGTTTCTGTGTATTGCCTAACCATACCTTCTCCCAAGCCGCTCAGTTGCACTTCGCCAAAATATATcctgcaggaaaagaagaaaagaaaagctattagATCCAGTGGGGACATAATGCTGTACATATTCACGTTCCCTATTTAATTTTATGAGTGAACAGTTGGAAGCACGTTTcctttttgggaaaaaaaaaccatacatAGTGGCTAGGATGGCCACATCGACCTTCTAGCTATTTCAGAGGAAGACATGCCacataaaaagagagagaaaaaggtaGCCAAGTCTaacaaagaatatttctttaaGAATTCAACAGCTCAGAATGAGGTTATAAGGTAATAAATGCACAGTCCAAAGTTCTCCATCACCTTTCAGTAGTAGACAGATCCAAATCATTTGAATTTATTGTCGCTAATTTCTTTTTACCATATTTACAGCTGCCCTATGCAGTTCTAGAGTTGCTGCTTATTCTATTCTGGATGTGGAATTTCACATTCCACTTTACCTGTACAATATCACATATTCATGGCCTTGCTTTCTTGAGAGTCTGTAGGCTGGAGTTACCCTGGTTATAGCAAGCAAAGACTTCAGTAGTAGAGACAGTCTATTGTATACCGTGTATGAGACTTTGATTTCTTTGTCACACCTACAGAATGCAAATGAGAAAGTTAGTCATCTGTTCCTACTAAGAAAGtaaatttttaatcaaaatgagTCTGGGTGAATTGTTTTATGTCAGTTTTATTGCCAAAATAAGATCCCAGTGTTCTGCTGAGAGCCCTGCTTCAGTTTAGTCACCTGTTGTAGATGTACTTGCTGAAAAATGCCATGCAGCTCTGTACTTGGCAGTAACATCTTCACAGTATTTAACACTTTTAGAGTTACTGAGCAGATGAGCTCTTCTGTCTGGGGGGGTGGGGAGTATACTAATTGCAATGAAAGAATTAAGaaggaatatatttattattttcatttcttgacACTAATATTAAACAGTTTAACAGCTGCACTAGATAAAGAGAAAACCCATATGAAGTGTTACAAGCCACACAGCCAATTATGTGCTTACTCATCAACATGGAGTGAGTACTGTTCAGCTTCAtcagccaaaacaaacaaatagcaAACAAAAAGGTGGTGTGAAGAATGCACTTACTTCTCATTCATTTCTAGACACCAAATTTCTAGCTCCATGGAATCCCCCTGGACCAGAGAAAGATGGCAACAAAGACTCATTTCAGTACACAAATCTTTTCATTAACAAACATCTCATTAACAATCAGCTCTAACCACTCTTTTCAGTAAATATATTTCTCCTGTTTCCCTCTTTCTTACAGTGCAAccatagaaaaaaatgtgttgcaTCTCACTACAAAACTTGATCACCTGAGGGAATATCTTCCTCAAGCATCTCATGGTTTAAGAAATTAAGTTTTGCTGTTTCATCATCTATGTGTTTGGCCCCAAGATTGGCAGTGAATTGTTTCTGGCAATCAATACATTTCATTAGCACATTGCCTAACTTCATATTTGAAGatactttcacattttcttgAGCTAAAGGGTAAGAACTTTGCAAAGTGAGCTGGGATTAAAGTAAAaagtaataacaataaaaaatcaGCACCTGTTTTAACTATGTCCTCACCTCTGAGGTTTTAAGAGAAATCTCCACGCACATAGACCGTCCAACAGCAGGTAGCTGTCCTGCCAAGGCTTTCTTTGCTTCATGAGTAACCTCTGGTATATCTTTGATGGCCAAATTGAACTGCAGAATGAAAGAGAAGGTTcaatttttgcatttctttgaaaaacGGCCTAATAGTACACTGCAACAGATTCATCGGCCCACATATAACGTACTAGGTCTGTGTTcattgaaatatttatgaaatagaGATTGGCTGAGGCTTTTTTATATTTGCAAACATTTCATTGACTGCTAATTCAAATGTTCTTCTTTATCCTGCCATAAAAATAGTGTTCCTCTCTTTCACTTGCATCATACGTTCACCCACAGAGTGGGGCCTTGAGTCTCTCCAGTTTTAATACAGCCTATTACTCTACAGTCTTGAATTGCAGAGTTGCAAACTTGTGACAGAAAGGAACTCATCACCCCATCTCCAGCAAATCTTGGCAAAGTGCATTAGTGAGCTGGCAGGAGTTGCTGAGAGGTATCGTTTATCTCTCCTCTAATCAGCCCTTCAAAAGCCCTCAGTGACATGCTGCATGTCAACAAGAAAACTAAAGGCCAGTCACCATAATCAAACCTAGTAGCTATTATACGAATAACTATTATGGGCTGCACAACGCTGTCAGAACTGCACTGTGTTCTCAATGCCGAAAATAAACAACGAACAAGAGAGTTTATGGAGCTGCTTTACAAAACGTGGCTTTACCCAGTCGGAGCCTGTTGGGGAGGACGACGAGCGGGTACAGATTTTCTCTCCAAGTCGGGCCTGGACAATGACTTGTACCGTCTGAAACAGAACACACACGATTCACATTGGGCTCAGGAGATCAGCAGAGCCCTCAGCTCAGAAGCTAACAGACAAAttccaagtgaaaaataaaagggatcACCAGAATGCAGGAAAGCAGTTTCCTATGCTAATTCTCAGGTATAATcaaattattatatataatagGTAAACATATGTCAGATAGAAAATGGTGTTAAGCTAAACTTTCTTTGTAATAACATGAAATGACTAACTCAGTTTTCTGATCAGGAGTTGTACAGTTTTCTGTACTACTGAATCAAAATGTATAACCACTACTGAACCTGGACACTAACAGAAGTGAATCTGTACACTTCTAGTATGTTAAAAAACCATTGTCAGATTACCTACAATCATCTAGCAAGGCCAACCAAGTAAAATATAGGTACCAAGGCAGGCCAAATGTTATAGTTATATATCAGCATACTTCAAAAGAACATTCTGGTATTACTGGTTTTGAATGCAATATAAAAATTTAGATAGGCTGAAAAGGAAGTTTAGAGCCCAACAGAAGTTACCACCTAAATGTGGGATGATTAGGTGCGTTGATGGGAGCCCAGCATTGACAGAAGTGTGATATACCTCAAACTGATCCTATGGCTTTTTccttaaacaagaaaaaaagaaaaatttacgTGCAGGAGAAAAAATTACCTTCAGAGCAAAAAATTTGATGAACTTGTCCAGGTCCTTCCTGTCCTGCGAACTGAGATCAGTGTCCATTGCATATGGCAATCTGAAATATAGTACAGGCATAAGAGCAAAGTCTTCCTTCAGCTTTCTGTTTGGATTTTaagatttcaaaatattttgccattAGAAGCCACCTCAAGAGAAATAATTAGCACCAAAAGCCTTGGCCTGTCAAAATCCTAACAGGAGCTTTGAGGGGCGTAAGTGATGTTTAATCTCATGTGAATAATATATCTGGTCGATGCAAAAGGTACTGAGAAAGAAGTAGCAAAGGGAGGTCACAATTAGAGTACAATTTCTCTAATTTTGTTAgcttaatttaagaaaaaaacaaaccaaaacactcCAACACCACACTGGGGTCTGTACCAAGCCATCCATCAGACACAGCAGTAGGGCTTCAGATATAATATATTCTCAGTTAACTGCATAGGACAAAGCCAAGACAAACAGGCTTCCTGGGTAAATGTGGCAGTAAATCTGTATGGCTGCAAATCCACCTACAACCAACTGAAAAGACGTATTTTTGCCAGTGGAAGAACCACAATTCTACATGTGCTTCTCTCGAAAGCTTCTGATGACAAATACTCAACCTCCCTCAGTTATAGTGGCTTGCTTGTCAAAGGACTAGGAAAGGTTTTAGCAGCACTATGGAGCTTGCACAGTGCCTGAAGCTGGCAGGCCAAGCTACTAATCAGATTTCTGCCACATCACATCACGTGGTCGGGGAGAAACgataattttctttcagtttcttcacATGTAGGTTAATAATCACTTAGAGACCACGGGGAGGACTGCCTTAATGAGCAGTTTTAATCAATGCTTTTTACTCATAAGCTTTCAAAGTATTAATTCATTCTTAACTcctgctgctggttttgttcTGAGACGGTTAATCACCCCGAAGCAGCTCGTCAGACATCACATGAATGGAGCGTGCAGCCCCTCACAGCAACGCCACAGTTCTCAGCAAGCAGGAGCACTCAGTGCTCAACCTTCACACAGGGGCAGAACTGCAGCCCTGAGGAGGGTCAGTCATCCTAGACATCCACAGAACCTCAGACAATCATTAATGACTCTGcacatccacagcttctgttCAAAAGAGCCCGATCAACAGAAGTAAATGTCTATTTTAAGTCATGCTGCTACATAAGAGTACTGCAACTTTCATAGCATTTTCTAGAGTGCTGCCTTCTGAATGACTCTAAAAAGAAAGCTGGGCACCTACACTGGTGGAAGGTTCTAGAGCTACATTCATACTGCACCTCCTGTACTCTACTGCTTTAATTATAAGTCGTGGTTTGATGTGAAGGCTAACAACACAAGCTGTAGATGCACTATCAGATCATCCTTTGGGTTATTTTAACCTCCTCAGAACGTTTTCCTGTGCTTAACATCCACCAGCCAGAGACTGCATGTTTCTCTGTTGCAGGAAGGATGCAAAAGGAAGCTGGTCCTTGGAGATGCTTCATGATGCACTACtctaatgtaaaaaaaatacgGTTTTTTTTATACACCCTTCccattgcaaaggaaaaaaagagtgagCTGTAGTTATTCTTTTGTCTTAACTGAGCAAAGCTCTGTAAGGGAGGAGGAACCAAGATCCACAACAAAATTTGGATCACATGGCCAACAaaatactgtattaaaaaagCGCATCTTTTTCTCGGCAAAGGGAATACTGAAATTAACATCCAATAGCAAACAAATTAgcttttaatgagaaaataagagagagagcATTTATTTATAACCCCTGGAGAAAGCTACAAGGAAGTGCTATATCCTTATGGTGCAGAAGAGCTGTCAAATATAGCACCTACATTTTCTTCATgggactggaaaaaaatctggatATTGACTTGCAAGATATTAGAAAACTAATGAAAGATGTTTGGCTCTCTGGTCTgttaagaaaggaaatgaagcatCAACACAGTTCTCTGTGCACTGTAATGAATCAGTTCTAACAGCGTTGTACCCAAATAACTCCAGAGGGGAGAAAAGTAGCCCTCAGAGACATACCTGAGATGCAGGGTTCAGAAGATGAGAGCTTTACAGTTCTGCCCTGCTCCACCTGAATCACAATTCCTTCTGCAAGATCCCAAGCTTTGTATAACATCCACAAAACATTTGGAGGCTCATACCCTCACCTCAAGCTCCCAAAGCCACAACAGCTGACTCACTAGAGCCTAATGCACAGTAGCAAGCATTGGGCAGGATTTCACGTCAGGGAGCTGTAATTTCAGGGACAACAATCACCTTGGATCTCAGCCCCTGGCACACCCAAGACCTGGCATTGGGCAGATAGCACCTCCTTGTTCTTGCAGGGGTGCTCTGATGGTTATGCGTGACCTGCTGGGGCTTAGGACAGCGCTCACCTTTGGGATCACTCTTGGAAGAATCAGAACTAGAACCAcagcaaacattttatttacaaaaatgcCTTGGTTGCCTCAGGTTAGCTGCTACAGCCTGACCCGAATGTGAAGGAAACTTGTCAAACTTGTTTTGACCAAACTCATCCAACTCTTCAGTCCTGTAGGTTGTGATGCCAGCAGGGTCCTTGCTAAGTGCCAGTCACTCAAGCAATGCTCCACTCTGGGGCAACGTGATCGAATTTTACATGGAATAACAAGCAGAAGGAACTGACCTTTAGTCTTGCTCAAAAATGCACAGATGACTGATTCCCCCTCAACCAAAGAATTCCTTaatcaaacaaacagaaactgtGCTGCTTGAACCTTGCACACAGGCTGCTCACAGGTAAACCAAGCATCACGGCCACACAGCTTTTGGCTTTcttgctgcctttctgcagtGTCCACTTCCACGCCCTATTTATTCATGCCTTTGTCTCTACTTTCCTCTAAACGGAAAAGTCTGAGAAAAACATTCAAAGGACAAATGCCACACGTGGCTTTTTTAGCTAAAGCCTCACTCTCTTACATGCTGCGAGGCAGTGAAGAATATGAGCTTTACCCAGCAGTCAGATATCTAAGCATTGTGCCTTACACACTCCACTGGTAGTTGCAGTCTCCTTCACCAAGGAGAAGGGCACGTGAACATGAGGTGATGGCACCTCATCTGCATGATGCAACAGCCTGCAAGAGCCGTCCCCTTCAGCCCCGAGAAGGACAGCTCCCAGCACGCTGTGcccactgccagcagcctgctgcatgcaggcacTTGTAGCTGTGCCACGGAACAGGTGCACAGCAGTGCTTGTGAGCACCTGCATTACCGTACAGCTTTCATGTCTGGGAATTAAGTGTGTAATGAGTGTTTGACACACAAATGAGAAAGGAGCCGAAACACCCGACACACAGTGGGCATTAGCATTAATGCTGGGAAAAGCACATACAGGCTGTTACCATTACGTCTCCTCTGAGATTTCAGTTTGCATTACGGCTGCTACAACTTTAACTCATAACGCTCTCCTTTATTTATCAACACTAAACAGTTGTTCAAGTGTT
It encodes:
- the ATG13 gene encoding autophagy-related protein 13 isoform X7 encodes the protein MPVLYFRLPYAMDTDLSSQDRKDLDKFIKFFALKTVQVIVQARLGEKICTRSSSSPTGSDWFNLAIKDIPEVTHEAKKALAGQLPAVGRSMCVEISLKTSEGDSMELEIWCLEMNEKCDKEIKVSYTVYNRLSLLLKSLLAITRVTPAYRLSRKQGHEYVILYRIYFGEVQLSGLGEGFQTVRVGTVGTPVGTITLSCAYRINLAFMSTRQFERTPPIMGIIIDHFVDRPYPSSSPMHPCNYRAGEDNGAVYPSVEDSQEVCTTSFSTSPPSQLICPGKEGGVPPVPSQPAHGTQADQERTCTPLDGVHYSAATPSSSEDTETVSNSSEGKCGSPHDLLETIFIRKVGAFVNKPINQVTMANLDIPFAMFAPKNVELEDNDPMVNPPDSPETESPLQGSLHSEGSSGSSAGNTHDDFVMIDFKPAFSKDDILPMDLGTFYREFQNPPQLSSLSIDIGAQSMAEDLDSLPEKLAVHEKNVKEFDAFVETLQ
- the ATG13 gene encoding autophagy-related protein 13 isoform X1 yields the protein MPVLYFRLPYAMDTDLSSQDRKDLDKFIKFFALKTVQVIVQARLGEKICTRSSSSPTGSDWFNLAIKDIPEVTHEAKKALAGQLPAVGRSMCVEISLKTSEGDSMELEIWCLEMNEKCDKEIKVSYTVYNRLSLLLKSLLAITRVTPAYRLSRKQGHEYVILYRIYFGEVQLSGLGEGFQTVRVGTVGTPVGTITLSCAYRINLAFMSTRQFERTPPIMGIIIDHFVDRPYPSSSPMHPCNYRAGEDNGAVYPSVEDSQEVCTTSFSTSPPSQCVFTVTKAHFQTPPPVVTDTLKVPVMGLAFSHQLSSSRLPYQPAALGVGSADMGYPVLFAGGLNAAHPHQLICPGKEGGVPPVPSQPAHGTQADQERTCTPLDGVHYSAATPSSSEDTETVSNSSEGKCGSPHDLLETIFIRKVGAFVNKPINQVTMANLDIPFAMFAPKNVELEDNDPMVNPPDSPETESPLQGSLHSEGSSGSSAGNTHDDFVMIDFKPAFSKDDILPMDLGTFYREFQNPPQLSSLSIDIGAQSMAEDLDSLPEKLAVHEKNVKEFDAFVETLQ
- the ATG13 gene encoding autophagy-related protein 13 isoform X6; protein product: MPVLYFRLPYAMDTDLSSQDRKDLDKFIKFFALKTVQVIVQARLGEKICTRSSSSPTGSDWFNLAIKDIPEVTHEAKKALAGQLPAVGRSMCVEISLKTSEGDSMELEIWCLEMNEKCDKEIKVSYTVYNRLSLLLKSLLAITRVTPAYRLSRKQGHEYVILYRIYFGEVQLSGLGEGFQTVRVGTVGTPVGTITLSCAYRINLAFMSTRQFERTPPIMGIIIDHFVDRPYPSSSPMHPCNYRAGEDNGAVYPSVEDSQEVCTTSFSTSPPSQCVFTVTKAHFQTPPPVVTDTLKVPVMGLAFSHQLSSSRLPYQPAALGVGSADMGYPVLFAGGLNAAHPHQLICPGKEGGVPPVPSQPAHGTQADQERTCTPLDGVHYSAATPSSSEDTETVSNSSEGKCGSPHDLLETIFIRKVGAFVNKPINQVTMANLDIPFAMFAPKNVELEDNDPMKPAFSKDDILPMDLGTFYREFQNPPQLSSLSIDIGAQSMAEDLDSLPEKLAVHEKNVKEFDAFVETLQ
- the ATG13 gene encoding autophagy-related protein 13 isoform X3, with translation MPVLYFRLPYAMDTDLSSQDRKDLDKFIKFFALKTVQVIVQARLGEKICTRSSSSPTGSDWFNLAIKDIPEVTHEAKKALAGQLPAVGRSMCVEISLKTSEGDSMELEIWCLEMNEKCDKEIKVSYTVYNRLSLLLKSLLAITRVTPAYRLSRKQGHEYVILYRIYFGEVQLSGLGEGFQTVRVGTVGTPVGTITLSCAYRINLAFMSTRQFERTPPIMGIIIDHFVDRPYPSSSPMHPCNYRAGEDNGAVYPSVEDSQEVCTTSFSTSPPSQCVFTVTKAHFQTPPPVVTDTLKVPVMGLAFSHQLSSSRLPYQPAALGVGSADMGYPVLFAGGLNAAHPHQLICPGKEGGVPPVPSQPAHGTQADQERTCTPLDGVHYSAATPSSSEDTETVSNSSEGKCGSPHDLLETIFIRKVGAFVNKPINQVNPPDSPETESPLQGSLHSEGSSGSSAGNTHDDFVMIDFKPAFSKDDILPMDLGTFYREFQNPPQLSSLSIDIGAQSMAEDLDSLPEKLAVHEKNVKEFDAFVETLQ
- the ATG13 gene encoding autophagy-related protein 13 isoform X2, yielding MPVLYFRLPYAMDTDLSSQDRKDLDKFIKFFALKTVQVIVQARLGEKICTRSSSSPTGSDWFNLAIKDIPEVTHEAKKALAGQLPAVGRSMCVEISLKTSEGDSMELEIWCLEMNEKCDKEIKVSYTVYNRLSLLLKSLLAITRVTPAYRLSRKQGHEYVILYRIYFGEVQLSGLGEGFQTVRVGTVGTPVGTITLSCAYRINLAFMSTRQFERTPPIMGIIIDHFVDRPYPSSSPMHPCNYRAGEDNGAVYPSVEDSQEVCTTSFSTSPPSQCVFTVTKAHFQTPPPVVTDTLKVPVMGLAFSHQPAALGVGSADMGYPVLFAGGLNAAHPHQLICPGKEGGVPPVPSQPAHGTQADQERTCTPLDGVHYSAATPSSSEDTETVSNSSEGKCGSPHDLLETIFIRKVGAFVNKPINQVTMANLDIPFAMFAPKNVELEDNDPMVNPPDSPETESPLQGSLHSEGSSGSSAGNTHDDFVMIDFKPAFSKDDILPMDLGTFYREFQNPPQLSSLSIDIGAQSMAEDLDSLPEKLAVHEKNVKEFDAFVETLQ
- the ATG13 gene encoding autophagy-related protein 13 isoform X5; translated protein: MPVLYFRLPYAMDTDLSSQDRKDLDKFIKFFALKTVQVIVQARLGEKICTRSSSSPTGSDWFNLAIKDIPEVTHEAKKALAGQLPAVGRSMCVEISLKTSEGDSMELEIWCLEMNEKCDKEIKVSYTVYNRLSLLLKSLLAITRVTPAYRLSRKQGHEYVILYRIYFGEVQLSGLGEGFQTVRVGTVGTPVGTITLSCAYRINLAFMSTRAGEDNGAVYPSVEDSQEVCTTSFSTSPPSQCVFTVTKAHFQTPPPVVTDTLKVPVMGLAFSHQLSSSRLPYQPAALGVGSADMGYPVLFAGGLNAAHPHQLICPGKEGGVPPVPSQPAHGTQADQERTCTPLDGVHYSAATPSSSEDTETVSNSSEGKCGSPHDLLETIFIRKVGAFVNKPINQVTMANLDIPFAMFAPKNVELEDNDPMVNPPDSPETESPLQGSLHSEGSSGSSAGNTHDDFVMIDFKPAFSKDDILPMDLGTFYREFQNPPQLSSLSIDIGAQSMAEDLDSLPEKLAVHEKNVKEFDAFVETLQ
- the ATG13 gene encoding autophagy-related protein 13 isoform X8; amino-acid sequence: MPVLYFRLPYAMDTDLSSQDRKDLDKFIKFFALKTVQVIVQARLGEKICTRSSSSPTGSDWFNLAIKDIPEVTHEAKKALAGQLPAVGRSMCVEISLKTSEGDSMELEIWCLEMNEKCDKEIKVSYTVYNRLSLLLKSLLAITRVTPAYRLSRKQGHEYVILYRIYFGEVQLSGLGEGFQTVRVGTVGTPVGTITLSCAYRINLAFMSTRAGEDNGAVYPSVEDSQEVCTTSFSTSPPSQLICPGKEGGVPPVPSQPAHGTQADQERTCTPLDGVHYSAATPSSSEDTETVSNSSEGKCGSPHDLLETIFIRKVGAFVNKPINQVTMANLDIPFAMFAPKNVELEDNDPMVNPPDSPETESPLQGSLHSEGSSGSSAGNTHDDFVMIDFKPAFSKDDILPMDLGTFYREFQNPPQLSSLSIDIGAQSMAEDLDSLPEKLAVHEKNVKEFDAFVETLQ